From a region of the Flavobacterium branchiarum genome:
- the rlmD gene encoding 23S rRNA (uracil(1939)-C(5))-methyltransferase RlmD, translating into MGRKNTDKVVFHQIQVLDAGAKGVSVAKAPDGKVIFIPNVVPGDVVDVQTFKKRKAYYEGKAVKFHELSEHRIEPICDHFGVCGGCKWQNMKYSQQLYYKQNEVKNHLQRIGKIELPEFEAILGSEKQFFYRNKMEFSFSNSRWLTEKEIESTEDLGNRNALGFHIPKMWDKILDITKCHLQEDPSNAIRNEIRAFANEHNLAFFNPREHSGLLRTFMIRTASTGEIMVLIQFFEEDKANRELLLDHLYGKFPQITSLQYVVNGKANDTIYDQDVKLYKGRDYILEEMEGLKFSINAKSFYQTNSDQAYELYKITRDFAGLSGHETVYDLYTGTGTIAQFVSKKAKKVIGVESVPEAILDAKANAERNNITNCEFFVGDMKVVFNESFIATHGKPDVIITDPPRDGMHKDVIEQIMKIAPQKVVYVSCNSATQARDLALMDEKYKVTRVRPVDMFPQTHHVENVVLLELR; encoded by the coding sequence ATGGGAAGAAAAAATACAGACAAAGTTGTCTTTCATCAAATACAAGTCCTTGATGCTGGAGCAAAAGGCGTATCGGTAGCAAAAGCTCCCGACGGAAAAGTAATATTTATCCCGAACGTAGTTCCGGGAGATGTGGTAGACGTGCAAACTTTCAAGAAACGCAAAGCGTATTATGAAGGAAAAGCAGTTAAATTTCATGAATTATCAGAACATCGTATAGAACCAATTTGTGATCACTTTGGTGTTTGTGGAGGATGTAAATGGCAAAACATGAAATACAGCCAACAGTTGTATTACAAACAAAACGAAGTTAAAAACCATTTACAACGAATTGGTAAAATTGAACTTCCTGAATTTGAAGCTATTTTAGGTTCAGAAAAACAGTTTTTTTACAGAAACAAAATGGAATTTTCATTTTCAAACAGCCGTTGGTTAACTGAAAAAGAAATAGAAAGCACTGAAGACTTAGGAAATCGTAATGCATTAGGTTTTCACATTCCAAAAATGTGGGATAAAATTCTTGACATCACTAAATGTCATTTACAAGAAGACCCATCAAATGCAATTAGAAATGAAATCAGAGCTTTTGCTAACGAACATAACTTAGCCTTTTTTAATCCAAGAGAACATTCTGGTTTATTAAGAACGTTTATGATTCGTACTGCTTCTACTGGTGAAATCATGGTATTAATCCAATTCTTTGAAGAGGATAAAGCCAACCGTGAATTACTTTTGGACCATCTTTATGGAAAATTCCCACAAATAACATCACTACAATATGTTGTAAACGGAAAAGCAAACGACACAATCTACGATCAAGATGTAAAACTTTATAAAGGTAGAGATTACATTCTGGAAGAAATGGAAGGTTTAAAATTTAGTATAAATGCAAAATCTTTTTACCAAACCAATTCTGACCAAGCGTATGAGTTATACAAAATAACAAGAGATTTTGCAGGTCTTTCTGGTCATGAAACAGTTTATGATCTTTATACTGGAACTGGAACAATTGCACAATTTGTTTCTAAAAAAGCAAAAAAAGTAATTGGTGTTGAAAGTGTTCCTGAAGCAATTCTTGATGCTAAGGCAAATGCTGAACGCAATAACATTACCAATTGTGAGTTCTTTGTTGGAGACATGAAAGTTGTATTCAACGAAAGCTTCATTGCTACTCATGGTAAACCAGATGTTATTATTACCGATCCACCTCGCGATGGAATGCATAAAGACGTAATTGAACAAATTATGAAAATTGCGCCTCAAAAAGTAGTTTATGTAAGTTGTAACTCAGCTACACAAGCTCGTGATCTAGCTTTAATGGATGAAAAATACAAAGTAACTCGTGTACGTCCTGTAGATATGTTCCCGCAGACACATCACGTAGAAAATGTTGTACTTTTGGAACTACGCTAG
- a CDS encoding DUF6452 family protein, protein MKKILFIIIVIAFTFSGCEKDDICDGNTPTTPRLVISFFDRTNSTPKNVTKLKVIGKGMTQGIVFNENALVESDKYLTDGNTISIPLKTNEDTTTFRFILNANNTNLDFVNEDVIQFNYTRQNIFVSRACGYKTIFTLNRNNPLILTDSDNPEGLWMQGVYVEEPNIEFENETHIKIYF, encoded by the coding sequence ATGAAAAAAATTCTTTTTATAATAATCGTAATAGCCTTCACTTTTTCAGGATGTGAAAAGGATGATATTTGTGATGGCAATACTCCAACAACACCTAGATTGGTAATTTCGTTTTTTGATCGCACTAATTCGACACCTAAAAACGTAACAAAACTAAAGGTAATTGGAAAAGGAATGACTCAAGGCATTGTCTTTAACGAGAATGCTCTTGTTGAGTCGGATAAATATCTTACTGATGGGAACACCATTTCTATTCCGCTTAAAACAAATGAAGATACTACCACTTTTCGTTTTATATTGAACGCTAATAATACGAATCTAGATTTTGTAAACGAGGATGTAATACAATTTAATTATACACGTCAGAATATTTTTGTTTCAAGAGCATGTGGTTATAAGACCATATTTACTTTAAATAGAAATAATCCACTTATCCTAACCGATTCTGATAATCCAGAAGGCCTTTGGATGCAAGGTGTTTATGTAGAAGAACCTAACATTGAATTTGAAAATGAAACACACATCAAAATATATTTTTAG
- a CDS encoding DUF6048 family protein, with protein MKHTSKYIFSFCLMLSLFTIQAQETTTKKTAITNKTEAKAEKPAPKKVTTEVKQDSVPIKTDRYGVRFGVDLYKLTRGLYDSDYKGVEFTGDYRLSKKYYLAAEIGTENKTTDDDRLNSTTKGSYLKVGFDYNMYENWLDMENIISVGLRYGFSTFSQELNNYKIYNTDQYWGVLPPTVSGEKFSGLSASWLEVNAGVKAKVFNNIFVGFSVQLKTLVSNKKPNNFDNLYIPGFNRTYNGNFGIGFNYTVSYFIPIYKKKVVIPGTETKK; from the coding sequence ATGAAACACACATCAAAATATATTTTTAGTTTTTGCCTAATGTTGTCTTTGTTTACGATTCAAGCTCAAGAAACAACTACAAAGAAAACTGCAATAACCAATAAAACAGAGGCTAAAGCTGAGAAACCAGCTCCAAAAAAAGTTACCACAGAAGTAAAACAAGATAGCGTGCCTATAAAAACAGATCGTTATGGTGTTCGTTTTGGTGTTGATTTATATAAACTAACCCGTGGACTCTATGATTCTGATTATAAAGGAGTCGAGTTTACAGGAGATTATAGATTATCAAAAAAATACTATCTAGCGGCCGAAATTGGAACAGAAAATAAAACTACAGATGACGATAGACTAAACTCAACAACAAAAGGAAGCTATCTAAAAGTAGGATTTGATTACAATATGTATGAAAACTGGCTTGATATGGAAAACATCATATCTGTTGGTCTTCGCTATGGTTTTAGCACCTTTAGCCAAGAGCTAAATAATTATAAAATATATAATACAGATCAGTACTGGGGAGTACTTCCTCCTACCGTTTCTGGTGAAAAATTTAGCGGCTTATCAGCTAGCTGGCTAGAAGTAAATGCAGGAGTAAAAGCCAAGGTTTTTAACAATATATTCGTTGGCTTTAGTGTACAGTTAAAAACGTTAGTTTCAAATAAAAAACCTAACAACTTCGACAATCTTTATATTCCAGGATTCAACCGAACGTATAATGGTAATTTCGGAATTGGTTTTAACTATACCGTTTCTTATTTCATTCCTATTTACAAGAAGAAAGTTGTAATTCCAGGAACAGAAACGAAAAAATAA
- a CDS encoding THUMP domain-containing class I SAM-dependent RNA methyltransferase produces MENNFKMVAKTFFGFEEILAKELQLLGAQDVEQGVRMVSFKGDKGFMYKANLSLRTALKVLKPIYFFRANNEQGLYKGISGVNWSKLINANQTFVIDATVHSEYFNHSEFVSQKCKDAIVDQFRERTGQRPSIDKAHPDLRINIHIDKDQVSVALDTSGNSLHQRGYRTATNIAPINEVLAAGVLLLSGWEGQGHFLDPMCGSGTFLAEAAMIACNIPANINRKEFAFEKWNDWDNDLFDQIVSSLMKKTKEFHYTIKGFDKAPSAVSKAKDNIRNANLEDYITIEEKNFFDTEKTTQGTLHMVFNPPYDERLDIHMEEFYKNIGDTLKKNYPATNAWFITANLEALKFVGLKPSRKIKLFNASLEARLVKYEMYEGSKRTKFQVSE; encoded by the coding sequence ATGGAAAATAATTTTAAAATGGTAGCCAAAACCTTTTTTGGCTTTGAAGAAATTTTAGCAAAAGAATTACAATTGCTAGGTGCACAAGATGTTGAGCAAGGGGTAAGAATGGTAAGTTTTAAGGGAGATAAAGGGTTTATGTACAAAGCCAACTTATCGTTGCGTACTGCATTGAAAGTGCTTAAGCCAATTTACTTTTTTAGAGCCAATAATGAACAAGGTTTGTATAAAGGTATTTCGGGTGTAAACTGGTCTAAGCTTATAAATGCTAATCAGACTTTTGTGATTGATGCAACTGTGCATTCAGAATATTTTAATCACTCTGAGTTTGTTTCTCAAAAATGTAAAGATGCTATTGTGGATCAGTTTAGAGAACGTACAGGACAACGTCCGAGTATTGATAAAGCGCATCCAGACTTAAGAATAAATATACATATTGATAAAGACCAAGTTTCGGTTGCATTGGATACTTCTGGTAATTCATTGCATCAACGTGGGTATAGAACAGCTACAAATATTGCTCCTATAAATGAAGTATTGGCAGCAGGGGTGTTGTTATTATCTGGATGGGAAGGTCAAGGTCATTTTCTAGATCCTATGTGTGGTTCTGGTACTTTCCTAGCCGAAGCGGCTATGATTGCTTGTAATATTCCAGCTAATATTAACAGAAAAGAGTTCGCTTTTGAAAAATGGAATGATTGGGATAATGATTTGTTTGATCAAATTGTAAGCAGTTTGATGAAAAAAACAAAAGAGTTTCATTATACTATTAAAGGATTTGATAAAGCACCAAGTGCTGTAAGTAAAGCTAAAGACAATATTAGAAATGCCAATTTAGAAGATTACATCACTATCGAAGAGAAAAACTTTTTTGATACTGAGAAAACGACTCAAGGGACTTTGCACATGGTATTTAATCCGCCGTATGATGAACGTTTGGATATTCATATGGAAGAGTTTTACAAAAACATTGGTGATACATTAAAGAAAAATTACCCTGCAACGAATGCTTGGTTTATTACTGCTAATCTTGAAGCCTTAAAATTTGTTGGACTTAAACCGTCTAGAAAAATTAAACTTTTTAACGCAAGTTTAGAAGCGAGATTAGTGAAGTACGAAATGTACGAAGGAAGTAAGAGAACTAAGTTTCAAGTTAGTGAATAA
- a CDS encoding class I SAM-dependent methyltransferase, whose amino-acid sequence MSEAHHPSTTNHNQSTENWFTSWFDTPYYHILYKDRNYREAQIFMDNLTHYLNLPEKAKVLDLACGKGRHSIYLNQLGFNVLGADLSENSIAEASKNSNETLHFKVHDMREPFEEKFDAIFNLFTSFGYFESDEDNLTTLKAIKASLSEYGFAVIDFMNVTQVIETLVPEEIKTVDGIDFHIKRYVEDGHILKEIDFEDQGKKFHFTEKVKALTLKDFEDLMEQAGIFLLDTFGDYKLKKFHKTDSERLIMIFK is encoded by the coding sequence ATGTCTGAAGCACATCACCCATCTACAACAAACCACAATCAATCAACCGAAAACTGGTTCACTTCTTGGTTTGATACACCATACTATCATATATTATACAAGGACAGAAACTATAGAGAAGCGCAAATCTTCATGGATAACCTTACGCACTATCTTAATCTTCCTGAAAAAGCCAAAGTACTTGATTTAGCATGCGGAAAAGGGCGTCATTCTATTTATTTAAACCAATTAGGATTCAATGTCCTTGGAGCAGATTTATCAGAAAACAGCATTGCTGAGGCTAGTAAAAACAGTAACGAAACCTTGCATTTCAAAGTGCACGACATGCGTGAGCCTTTTGAAGAAAAATTCGATGCAATTTTTAACCTATTCACCAGCTTTGGTTATTTTGAAAGTGATGAAGATAATCTTACCACTCTAAAAGCGATAAAAGCCAGTTTAAGTGAATATGGTTTTGCAGTAATCGATTTTATGAATGTAACACAAGTAATAGAAACACTAGTACCTGAAGAAATAAAAACTGTCGATGGTATCGATTTTCACATTAAGAGATATGTAGAAGACGGACATATTCTTAAAGAAATAGATTTTGAAGACCAAGGCAAAAAATTTCATTTTACCGAAAAAGTAAAAGCATTAACTTTAAAAGATTTTGAAGATTTAATGGAACAAGCTGGTATATTTCTATTAGACACATTTGGTGATTATAAATTAAAAAAGTTTCACAAAACCGATAGCGAACGATTAATCATGATTTTTAAGTAA
- a CDS encoding ZIP family metal transporter, with protein sequence MNYLLPLLSVLLGYIVALVLKPKDKTNLKLLLAFSGSFLLSLTVMHLLPEVYESHNHNIGLFIMLGILFQIILEFFSKGAEHGHVHGHAKMSQIPWLLFISLCIHAFLEGFPVSHHHDIAIGIAIHHLPIAIILTTFFINAHLNKKAIFAFMITFAIMTPLGTIASEYLPFLNDYFTEITAVVIGILFHISSTIIFESSEGHKFNIAKISMIVFGIALAYFI encoded by the coding sequence ATGAATTATCTATTACCCTTACTTTCTGTATTATTAGGATATATTGTTGCATTGGTACTAAAACCAAAAGACAAAACCAATCTTAAACTATTATTAGCTTTTAGCGGATCCTTTCTGCTATCGCTTACAGTGATGCATTTACTTCCAGAAGTATACGAATCACACAACCATAATATTGGATTATTTATAATGCTTGGGATTTTATTCCAAATTATACTTGAATTTTTCTCTAAGGGAGCAGAACACGGACATGTACATGGTCACGCCAAAATGTCTCAAATTCCATGGTTACTCTTCATTAGTTTATGCATACACGCATTTCTAGAAGGATTCCCTGTGAGTCACCACCACGATATCGCTATTGGTATTGCCATTCATCACTTACCAATTGCAATTATCCTGACCACTTTTTTCATTAATGCACATCTTAACAAAAAAGCCATTTTTGCATTTATGATAACATTTGCAATCATGACACCACTAGGAACAATAGCATCCGAATATTTACCGTTTTTAAATGATTATTTCACCGAAATTACTGCTGTTGTAATCGGAATATTATTCCATATTTCATCAACAATAATTTTTGAAAGTAGCGAAGGACATAAATTTAATATTGCCAAAATTTCGATGATTGTTTTCGGAATTGCATTGGCCTATTTTATATAA
- the murQ gene encoding N-acetylmuramic acid 6-phosphate etherase, giving the protein MTFTRITEQSSKYEHLEKMSVHDLLTNINQEDKTVPFAVEKAIPQIEALVAQIVTKLKLGGRLFYIGAGTSGRLAIVDASECPPTFGVPFDLVNGIIAGGDKAIRQAVENAEDDAKQAWIDLQAHTISENDVVIGIAASGTTPYVIGGLERCNENNIITGCITCNAESPLSQTAQFPIEVVVGPEFITGSSRMKAGTAQKLVLNMISTAAMIQLGKVKGNKMVDMQLSNSKLVDRGVKMIMGEIPVSYEQASELLHTYGSVRKAIDNYKI; this is encoded by the coding sequence ATGACATTTACAAGAATAACAGAGCAGTCTTCTAAATATGAACATCTAGAAAAAATGTCTGTACATGACTTACTGACTAACATCAATCAGGAAGACAAAACAGTTCCGTTTGCAGTAGAAAAAGCAATTCCACAAATAGAAGCTTTAGTAGCTCAAATCGTAACCAAACTAAAACTTGGCGGACGATTATTTTATATAGGAGCAGGAACATCTGGTCGTTTAGCGATTGTAGATGCTTCAGAATGCCCTCCAACTTTTGGCGTTCCATTCGATTTAGTAAACGGAATCATAGCTGGGGGAGACAAAGCCATCCGTCAAGCGGTAGAAAATGCCGAAGACGATGCAAAACAAGCATGGATCGACTTACAAGCACATACTATTTCAGAAAACGATGTCGTTATTGGTATCGCAGCTTCTGGAACAACACCATATGTAATTGGAGGATTGGAACGTTGCAATGAAAATAACATTATCACAGGATGCATAACATGCAATGCCGAAAGTCCACTTTCGCAAACAGCACAATTTCCAATAGAAGTAGTTGTTGGTCCTGAATTCATTACAGGAAGCTCAAGAATGAAAGCTGGAACTGCACAAAAATTGGTTCTTAATATGATTTCGACTGCCGCTATGATTCAACTCGGAAAAGTAAAAGGCAACAAAATGGTCGATATGCAATTAAGCAACAGTAAGTTAGTTGACCGCGGTGTAAAAATGATTATGGGCGAAATTCCTGTTTCATACGAGCAAGCATCAGAGCTATTGCATACTTACGGAAGTGTACGAAAAGCAATAGACAATTATAAAATATAA
- a CDS encoding DUF6095 family protein, producing MGTNKELLGKGVRYLMGSLPLLFIGPSVIYNAFMNQQNVWHYLVLAIGIIACIAGMFLIFYGLKTIMKGLFND from the coding sequence ATGGGAACAAACAAAGAATTACTAGGAAAAGGAGTTAGATACTTAATGGGTTCTTTGCCCCTATTATTTATTGGCCCTTCGGTAATATACAATGCGTTTATGAATCAACAAAACGTATGGCATTACTTAGTACTTGCTATTGGTATAATTGCTTGTATAGCCGGAATGTTTTTGATCTTTTATGGTCTGAAAACAATTATGAAAGGTTTGTTTAATGACTAA
- a CDS encoding pentapeptide repeat-containing protein, which produces MDSLIHIQKTFDKVIYIDKKINNREFEDCVFKNCDFSNSNFAYNTFLDCEFIDCNLSMTSLKGTSLKNVTFKNCKLLGIAFNECEDFLFQVYFEESSLDYASFSNKKMPKTKFVNCSMKETTFIGTNLTSSVFDNCNLEGAIFNETQLAGVNFKTAYNFKIDPEFNPMKKAQFSTEGVLGLLDKYDIKIV; this is translated from the coding sequence ATGGATAGCTTAATTCATATTCAAAAAACATTCGATAAGGTTATCTACATAGATAAAAAAATAAACAATCGCGAGTTTGAAGATTGTGTATTTAAAAATTGCGATTTCTCTAATAGCAATTTTGCCTACAATACTTTTTTAGATTGTGAATTTATCGATTGTAATTTATCAATGACCAGTTTAAAAGGGACAAGCTTAAAAAATGTAACTTTTAAGAACTGCAAACTCCTAGGAATTGCTTTTAACGAATGTGAAGATTTTCTATTTCAAGTATATTTTGAAGAATCTTCGTTGGATTATGCTTCGTTTTCTAATAAAAAAATGCCAAAAACTAAATTTGTAAACTGTTCGATGAAAGAAACTACTTTTATTGGTACCAATTTAACAAGTTCGGTTTTTGATAATTGTAATTTAGAAGGAGCCATTTTTAACGAAACACAATTAGCAGGCGTAAATTTTAAAACTGCTTATAATTTTAAAATAGATCCAGAGTTTAATCCCATGAAAAAAGCACAATTCTCAACCGAAGGTGTTTTGGGACTTTTAGATAAGTATGACATTAAAATTGTATAA
- a CDS encoding DUF1572 domain-containing protein, translated as MTASESYLESIKKQFLYYKTLGEKAIDQLEPEQLFVSINEDTNSIAIIVKHISGNMLSRWTDFLTTDGEKQWRNRDDEFENDFQSKEEVMTAWEKGWKCLFDTLNSLKPDQLSDIIYIRNEGHTVIEAINRQLAHYPYHVGQIVFYAKQLKNTSWQSLSIPRKESNSYNAIKFAQEKEIKNFTDEELNKLK; from the coding sequence ATGACTGCATCCGAATCGTATTTAGAGAGTATTAAAAAACAGTTTTTATATTATAAAACCCTAGGCGAAAAAGCAATCGATCAACTTGAACCCGAACAACTTTTTGTTTCTATAAACGAGGATACAAATAGCATTGCCATTATTGTAAAACACATATCAGGCAATATGCTTTCGCGTTGGACCGATTTCCTTACAACCGATGGCGAAAAACAATGGCGCAATCGAGATGACGAATTTGAGAATGACTTCCAATCCAAAGAAGAAGTAATGACTGCTTGGGAAAAGGGTTGGAAATGCCTTTTTGATACCTTAAACAGCTTAAAACCCGATCAGCTGTCAGATATTATATATATCAGAAACGAAGGTCATACGGTTATCGAAGCCATCAACAGACAATTGGCACATTATCCTTATCATGTGGGGCAAATTGTATTTTATGCCAAACAATTAAAAAATACTAGCTGGCAAAGTCTATCAATTCCAAGAAAAGAATCTAATAGTTATAATGCTATTAAATTTGCACAAGAAAAAGAAATTAAGAACTTTACAGATGAAGAGCTTAATAAATTAAAATAA
- a CDS encoding DNA topoisomerase IV yields MKKLLLLPLLLIVASCYNTEHNCKDFKTGKFKFEFDVDGVKKTTIFERRDDIEIETFEGKTDTATIRWVSDCEYVLQKKHPKNKAEEKAIGMKILSTTKDSYTFEFGMVGSNQKQRGTVVRID; encoded by the coding sequence ATGAAAAAATTACTATTACTTCCTTTATTACTTATTGTTGCCTCTTGTTACAATACCGAACACAATTGCAAAGATTTTAAAACAGGAAAATTCAAATTTGAATTCGACGTTGATGGAGTTAAAAAAACAACCATTTTTGAGCGAAGAGATGATATTGAAATAGAAACTTTTGAAGGTAAAACGGATACTGCAACAATACGTTGGGTAAGCGATTGCGAATATGTTCTACAAAAGAAACACCCAAAAAACAAAGCCGAGGAAAAAGCTATCGGTATGAAAATTTTAAGCACTACCAAAGATTCGTACACTTTTGAGTTCGGAATGGTAGGTTCAAATCAAAAACAACGTGGGACCGTTGTTCGAATAGATTAA
- a CDS encoding TerC family protein, with protein MEVFLNPDAWVALLTLTFLEIILGIDNIIFISIVTGKLPVEERKKATRIGLFLAMFMRIALLMGISYLIAMKATVFSIKWGWLNADFTGQALILLGGGLFLIYKSTKEISEKVDHKGEEEQTLKSVAKKSFSNVIVQILLIDLIFSVDSILTAVGMTNGVTGALTIMITAVIISVMVMMLFAVPVGNFVNANPSIQVLGLAFLILIGFMLITESMHLSNASLVGEHIGAVPKGYLYFAISFSLAVEFINMKMRKRSKQ; from the coding sequence ATGGAAGTATTTTTAAATCCCGATGCATGGGTTGCTTTATTAACATTGACTTTTCTTGAAATTATTTTAGGAATCGACAATATCATTTTTATATCAATAGTAACTGGAAAGCTTCCTGTTGAGGAACGCAAAAAAGCAACTCGAATTGGTTTATTTTTAGCCATGTTCATGCGTATTGCTCTATTAATGGGTATCTCGTACTTAATTGCTATGAAAGCAACTGTTTTCAGTATCAAATGGGGTTGGTTAAATGCCGATTTTACTGGACAAGCTTTGATATTATTAGGAGGAGGATTATTCTTGATTTATAAAAGTACTAAAGAAATTAGTGAAAAAGTAGATCATAAAGGTGAAGAAGAACAAACACTAAAAAGTGTTGCAAAAAAGTCTTTTTCGAATGTAATTGTGCAAATTTTACTAATTGATTTAATCTTTTCTGTAGATTCTATTTTGACAGCTGTTGGGATGACAAATGGTGTTACAGGCGCTTTAACTATTATGATTACTGCTGTGATTATTTCGGTAATGGTAATGATGTTATTTGCTGTTCCTGTTGGAAACTTTGTAAATGCAAACCCATCAATACAAGTTCTAGGACTAGCGTTTTTAATCTTAATTGGTTTTATGCTAATCACCGAAAGTATGCACTTATCTAATGCATCTCTTGTTGGAGAACACATAGGCGCAGTTCCTAAAGGATACTTGTATTTTGCCATTTCGTTCTCATTGGCTGTAGAGTTTATTAATATGAAAATGAGAAAACGTTCAAAACAATAA